ATCAAAAGCATTCTGTTTTTCCGAATCCTATAAAGGTGTTTAGTGAGGAATTAACTGTAACAAATACAAACCATACAGACACTTTCAACCTTTTTGATATGAATGGCAGGTACATAAAATTGTTGGTTAGCAATTACTTAAGAACCAACCGAAAAACAATTTTGAAACTTCCTAGATCACTAACTACTGGAATTTATATTCTGAAAATAAATAACAAAACCTATAAGATGGTTGTTCAAAAATAATTAGTGTCCGAAAAGATAATAGAATATAGACTAAAGAATATAGCACCGAAGTCAGATTGTTAGAAGGTTAGATTTCTAGACGATTAGATAGCTGTTTCTAAAACGATGACAAGATACCATTTCCGAATCACCTTTCACGATTCACGATTTGAATCTCCCTGATTAGGGTTGACCGATTCACCAAACCCCAGAACCATAGACTAAATGACAGCAAATAACAATGTTCAAAAATATTGAAGCCGTTTAAACTTTTCACAATTAGCTAAAAAATTGAGGATTAAATAGCGAAGAAAACACAATGTCAATTAAAACAGGATAATATAATATAGTTTTTTGATAATAATACATCGTTCTTAAAATCTTAAGATGATACCTTTATCTCATAAAGTACAATATGTTTTAGTTGAATATATAGATTAAAAACTAGATAGTTTATGATGTTAAGTTTGAATTAGTTTGTTTTTCTTGGAAAACCAAAGAAGACTATTTTTTCTTCTTTGGTTTTATTTATAATTAAACTAGATATCTACACTTAGAACGTAAGGTGTTCAATTCGTGTTCAAACTTGTCTTAAAGTAAATATAAAAAATACAGCCATGAAAAATCGAGTGTTATTAAAAACTGTTTTCGCACTATGTTTATTTTTATTGTTAGCGTGTTCTTCCAATGGGCCTTCACAAGAAGAACAAATTGAAGAAAATCCAGAGACCCCGGAAAACCCAACAGATACAGGAATAACGCCTCCGGATGATTTTGACTATATTTTTGCAAAAAAACCAACTGACGGTAAAGCTGTTTATACACCAATAGAGTTAAAGGACAACGATTTCGATTCTAATGATAGTAAATGGAGTTATCAAAGAAGTGCCTCGTCTGACAATGTTATTGTTTTTTGGGAGAAAGGATTTGGTCAATATCCAAGTAAGACTTCAAGACTCAACCTTCGTGTTGATATCAATAATCTATTAAAAATGGCGGAGGAATTTTATGTATATTATCGTGATGTCATGAAGTTTGTAGTAAAAGGAAATTCCAAAACAGATAATTATAGAATGATAATACAATTATTTTATCAAGAAGAATGGTTGGCCACAGGAGCAGGTTATGATAATATTATAGGAGCCTTATGGATTAGTCCTGCAACTACAAAAGGGGGAGCAGTTATAGCTCACGAGTTTGGACACTCTTTTCAATACCAAGTGCATTGTGATGGAAATTATGGATTTAGAGATCAACCATATGTCGGATCATTTTGGGAGCAATGTGCACAATTCATGTCTTGGCAACAAAATAATGAAGATTATGTAGGCGAACTACCTTATTTATTGGATAATATCCATAAAAACTTTTCGCATGAAGATATTAGATATCAATCCATGTATTTACAGGAATATTGGAAAGAAAAACACGGAGCGGATTTTTTAGGAAAACTTTGGAGAGGAGCATTAACACCAGAGCATCCCATTCAAGCCTACAAAAGAATCACCGAAATATCCCAAGAAAAATTTAATGATGAAGTTTTTGTATATGCTTCTAAAAATATGACTTGGGATTACCCCTTAGGTATTTATAACAGAGATTATATAAAAAACTTATCTGCATCAGACTATATAAATTATAAACATGCAACAACTTTAGAACCTATTGCTGACGGGTATTATCAAATTTCCAGTAATCAAAGTCCACAACCTTATGGTTATAATGCCATAGAACTGAGTGTTCCTGTAGTAGGAACAACTGTTTCTGTAGATTTTGTAGGGTTAGATGGGGGCTATGCTAATGTAGAAGGATGGCGTTATGGTTTTGTGGCTGTAAAAGATGATAACACACCCGTGTATGGCGCTATGGAAAAAACTAAAGAAGGAGTAGCTTCTATAATAATACCAGCAAGTATAAAAACATTATGGCTAATTGTAACTGGAGCGCCTACAGAACATGTAAACCACATTTGGGATGATGTTTCAACTAATGATCAGAACTTTCCATATAAAGTCAAGTTTACAAATACAGCTATTGAATAAACGATAATCATCAAAAAGCAATATAAAATGACGTTTAGTTTGTCAGACAGACTTGTCGAAGCTCTAATTTTAAAAAACATCATTGCTAGCGTAGTCGAAAAGCCTTGACAATTTAATTAATAAGGTTTTAGACTTTAGTTTGTCTTGAGGAAAGTCGAAATCAAACTGACATTAAAATTCACTTTATTTAAAATCTTTCCAGTCTATAATGCGATGGAGTAACACCTTTAATCTCTTTAAATTTTCTGTTGAAATTTGCCGTATTTTGAAAACCACATTGTTCTGAAATATACGAAATAGAATAATCTGGGTAATTATGAATGAGTTTACAGGCATTTTCAATTCTTATTTCTATTAAAAACTGAAAAAACGTTTTGTTTGTACGTTTTTTAAAATAGCGGCAAAAAGCATTTTTACTCATATTTGCTATTTCCGAAATCTCTTCTAAGGTTATAGGTTCGGAGTAATTTTCCATGGCATAATTAAACACATCATTCATACGCTTTCCCTCGTCATCTGTATATTTCTTTTTATAAACAAATGAGGAAAGTGCTATTTTTTCAGCCTTAATGATATGGTCTATGATTTTTATAAGTGTAGCTATACGTTGTACTTTGTTTTGATATTTTAACTTATGAAACTGCTTAATAAGTTTCTTTTTTCTTGATAAAACCCTTATGCCATAATCGGACTGATTAAAGAAATCATGAAAGCTTTCAAAGTCAGCGAGTCCAAAAAAGTCTTTGCCAAATGAATTTTTATCAAAAAATAAAGTATATACGTCTGTTATTTCAGAGAAATTAATATCGCTTCTAAACACATGGGGTACATAGCCACCTAACACTAAAATATCGTTCGGCATAAAATCACTAATAGTATCTCCAACTAGTAATGTGCCTGCACCTTGTTCAACATAACTAATTTGTATTTCACTATGTTGGTGAAACTGATCATATAGTACACTTAAGTGTTCTTCTTGATAAACTAATGCCTCATTTTCAGGCTTCGGAATTTTAAATGGAAGTACTTTCATCTGTTTATATTTAGCCCCCTAACCCCCGAAAGGGGAATTCATACTAGTTCTAAGGGTTCTTTTTGTTATTTTAATCTTAACCCTTGGTTAGACTCTTAACCCATAATTCAAAACTCATAACTCATAATTCAATAACTCTTCCGTCAGATGTTACATCCATAATCATGTTCCTGTCTGTAAAAAGCGTTTTTAGCATGGATGTTTCATAACGACATGACTAGTTTTTTTGCTAATATTACTAAAAAAACAAAAACAAACCTATTTGTAGGGTAATATAGTATTACAATAGGCTAATAATTGTAATAAATTTTGTTATAGCAAGGTTTAAATTTGCATTTCTAAATTTATATATACAATGATAAAATGGGAAGGCGTTATGCCAGCAGTCACCACTAAGTTTACGAGTGACGATAAATTAGACCTTTTTATGTTTGAAAAAAACATTAAAGCTCAAATGGAATCAGGTGTACATGGAATTATTCTTGGAGGTACTCTGGGTGAAGCAAGTACACTTACACAAAATGAAAAGGAGATTTTAATTAAAGAGACATTATTAATTACAGACGGTAAAATTCCAGTAATTATTAATATAGCTGAGCAAAGTACTGCAGATGCCATTGCTGTTGCTAGACATGCTGAATCTGTTGGCGCCCAAGGCCTCATGATTTTGCCTCCTATGCGTTATAAAGCAACAGATTTTGAAACTGTAACCTATTTTAAAGCCATAGCAAATAGTACGTCGTTGCCTATTATGATTTACAATAATCCCATAGATTATAAAATTGAAGTAACTTTGGATATGTTTGAAGACATGGCGGTTTGTGAAAACATTCAAGCAATAAAAGAATCAACTAGAGACATTACCAATGTCATTCGTTTAAAAAATAAATTCGGTAATCGCTATAAAATTTTTACAGGAGTTGATACACTTGGTTTGGAAAGTTTAGTCATTGGTGCCGATGGATGGGTTGCAGGATTGGTATGCGCGTATCCCGCAGAAACAGTTGCTATTTACGAACTTGTTAAGGTGGGGAAAATTAAAGAGGCCATGGAGATCTATAGTTGGTTTATGCCATTATTGGAATTAGATATTAGTCCACAATTAGTACAAAATATTAAATTAGCAGAAGTTGCTACTGGCATAGGAACTGAAAACGTAAGAGCACCCAGATTACCTTTACAAGGTGCGGAGAGAGCGCGTGTTTTAAATATAATTGAAACAGCTATGAAAAACAGACCTATATTACCAGATTACAAAAACTTAAAATAAAAATGATTACAGGCAAAAATTATATTGGAAACAAACCCAGTGCAAAAGGGAGTATTAGTCACAAAACTATAAATCCCATGCTAAATATTGAAAATTCAGTAGCCTTTGTTGAAGCACTTCCAGAAGAAATTGAGGAAGCTGTTCAACTAGCTACGCAGGCTTTTAAAACATTTAGAAAAGCATCTGGAAAACAAAGAGCTGAATTTCTAAATGCCATTGCAGATGAAATTTTAGCCTTGGACCAAGAGTTAATCGATGCCTATACAACAGAATCTGGCTTACCTGAAGGACGAGCCATAGGTGAACGAGGAAGAACCATCATGCAATTAAAATCGTTTGCCGACTTGATCTCAAACGAAGATTGGAAAGCTAATACGTTTGACGCTGCCATACCCGATAGAACGCCGTTACCTAAAGAAGATTTAAGAAAAACGGTGATTCCCATAGGACCCGTGGTAGTATTTGGAGCAAGTAATTTCCCCTTTGCTTTTTCTACCGCTGGTGGTGATACCGCTAGTGCCTTAGCAGCAGGATGTCCTGTTATTGTAAAAGCACATGAAATGCATTCTGGTACATCTGAATTAGTAGCTACAGCCATTATTAAAGCTGCCGAAAAAACAGGCATGCCAAATGGTGTGTTTTCACATCTTTTTGGTCGTGGGCCAGTGGTCGGTTCAGCATTGATTAACCACCCGAAAATTAAAGCAGTTGGCTTTACGGGAAGCTTTGGAGCAGGTAGGGCCATTATGGATGCGGCTTCAAAACGCGAAGAACCCATTCCTGTTTATGCCGAAATGGGTAGTGTAAACCCCGTGGTTATTACACCAAAAGCTATTGAAACCCGCGGTGAAGCCATTGCTAGTAGGTATGCAGGTTCCATTACTTTAGGAACGGGGCAATTTTGTACCAATCCGGGGTTATTATTAACCATTGCAAGTCATAAAACCGATGCTTTTGTTGAAGATTTAGCTAAAAAAACAATTGCTATTGAAGCCCAATGCATGTTGCATCCTAACATTAAGGTAGGATTTGATAAAAATGGCGCTAGTGTAACTAATCAAGAAGGCGTAGAAACTGTGGCTAAAATTGGAGGTGAATTAAAGGATAATTTTGCTGCCTCACAAATTGTGACGGTTTCGGGAGCAGACTTTCTAGCAAACCCTAAAATCCACCAAGAAGTTTTTGGTCCGTTTTCTTTAGTTGTAAAAAGTAAGGATGAAGCACAATTGATTGAAATAATTGAAGCTTTGGAAGGCCAATTAACAGGAACAATAATAGCGGAAGAAAGTGACATTTCTAATTTAGAAGCTATAGCCGATGCTTTAGCAAATCGTGTTGGTCGTGTTATTTTTAATGGTGTG
This genomic window from Mariniflexile sp. TRM1-10 contains:
- a CDS encoding DUF6055 domain-containing protein; translated protein: MKNRVLLKTVFALCLFLLLACSSNGPSQEEQIEENPETPENPTDTGITPPDDFDYIFAKKPTDGKAVYTPIELKDNDFDSNDSKWSYQRSASSDNVIVFWEKGFGQYPSKTSRLNLRVDINNLLKMAEEFYVYYRDVMKFVVKGNSKTDNYRMIIQLFYQEEWLATGAGYDNIIGALWISPATTKGGAVIAHEFGHSFQYQVHCDGNYGFRDQPYVGSFWEQCAQFMSWQQNNEDYVGELPYLLDNIHKNFSHEDIRYQSMYLQEYWKEKHGADFLGKLWRGALTPEHPIQAYKRITEISQEKFNDEVFVYASKNMTWDYPLGIYNRDYIKNLSASDYINYKHATTLEPIADGYYQISSNQSPQPYGYNAIELSVPVVGTTVSVDFVGLDGGYANVEGWRYGFVAVKDDNTPVYGAMEKTKEGVASIIIPASIKTLWLIVTGAPTEHVNHIWDDVSTNDQNFPYKVKFTNTAIE
- a CDS encoding AraC family transcriptional regulator; protein product: MKVLPFKIPKPENEALVYQEEHLSVLYDQFHQHSEIQISYVEQGAGTLLVGDTISDFMPNDILVLGGYVPHVFRSDINFSEITDVYTLFFDKNSFGKDFFGLADFESFHDFFNQSDYGIRVLSRKKKLIKQFHKLKYQNKVQRIATLIKIIDHIIKAEKIALSSFVYKKKYTDDEGKRMNDVFNYAMENYSEPITLEEISEIANMSKNAFCRYFKKRTNKTFFQFLIEIRIENACKLIHNYPDYSISYISEQCGFQNTANFNRKFKEIKGVTPSHYRLERF
- a CDS encoding dihydrodipicolinate synthase family protein codes for the protein MIKWEGVMPAVTTKFTSDDKLDLFMFEKNIKAQMESGVHGIILGGTLGEASTLTQNEKEILIKETLLITDGKIPVIINIAEQSTADAIAVARHAESVGAQGLMILPPMRYKATDFETVTYFKAIANSTSLPIMIYNNPIDYKIEVTLDMFEDMAVCENIQAIKESTRDITNVIRLKNKFGNRYKIFTGVDTLGLESLVIGADGWVAGLVCAYPAETVAIYELVKVGKIKEAMEIYSWFMPLLELDISPQLVQNIKLAEVATGIGTENVRAPRLPLQGAERARVLNIIETAMKNRPILPDYKNLK
- a CDS encoding aldehyde dehydrogenase (NADP(+)), yielding MITGKNYIGNKPSAKGSISHKTINPMLNIENSVAFVEALPEEIEEAVQLATQAFKTFRKASGKQRAEFLNAIADEILALDQELIDAYTTESGLPEGRAIGERGRTIMQLKSFADLISNEDWKANTFDAAIPDRTPLPKEDLRKTVIPIGPVVVFGASNFPFAFSTAGGDTASALAAGCPVIVKAHEMHSGTSELVATAIIKAAEKTGMPNGVFSHLFGRGPVVGSALINHPKIKAVGFTGSFGAGRAIMDAASKREEPIPVYAEMGSVNPVVITPKAIETRGEAIASRYAGSITLGTGQFCTNPGLLLTIASHKTDAFVEDLAKKTIAIEAQCMLHPNIKVGFDKNGASVTNQEGVETVAKIGGELKDNFAASQIVTVSGADFLANPKIHQEVFGPFSLVVKSKDEAQLIEIIEALEGQLTGTIIAEESDISNLEAIADALANRVGRVIFNGVPTGVEVCPSMHHGGPYPASSNPKYTSVGTHAINRWVRPISYQSFPKELLPESLKS